From the Nodularia sphaerocarpa UHCC 0038 genome, the window GTCAATTGGCTATCTGAGCGAGTAGCGCGTAGGTTTCGACTCACAATTAAACAGTCAGTACCTTTTTGGAAGGGATTGATTTTAATCGTTACTGTAGTTTATCTACTTAACCTATTTCTGAATCTGTCGGAAAAAAATCTCCTCGCACTCACCGGGACGATTGCGGTGGGGTTAGGATTTGCATTCAAAGATTATGTAAGTTCTATTATAGCTGGGGTGGTGACTTTGTTTGAAGCACCTTATCGAGTCGGCGATCGCATTCGCATTGGCGAACATTACGGCGAGGTGATTGGTTACGGTTTACGTGGACTCAGACTGCAAACCCCTGATGATAACACTGTCACCATTCCCCACAGTAAAACTTGGACAGATGCTATTTCTAATGCTAATAGTGGTGAATTAGAAGCCCAAGTAGTTACAGAATTTTACTTGGATCATCACGTTGATTGTGAAAAAGTCATCCGAATTTTATACCAAGCTGCTTACAGTAGTCGATATACTCAGTTAAAATTGCCTGTTGTTGTGGTTATGGCAGAATTACCTTGGTGTACTCGTTTCAAACTCAGGTCTTACCCAATGGATGCTAGAGATGAGTTTATCTATCAAACCGATTTAATGCGACGAGCTAAACAAGCTTTTGCTAAACATGGTATCTTTTATCCAACCTTAAATAAGGCAACGCCTGAAATGATGTCTGAAAAATAACTAATCTTCGCCATGAGAAATCTCTCTATTTGATGAAGAATTTAAAATTAACTGTGAGTTAATCTTCTCAAATAAATACAAACCTAGAGGATTTTTGGTATGGTTCGCGATGTATTCGAGTTACCAGCGCCACCAGTTAACTCTATTGTGGGACATCTACTTGAACTTGGACAAGACCCGTTAGGATTTCTCACTCGTTGTCGTGACTATGGTGATATTGTTCCCTTACAGATGGGGTTAACACCTACTTGTTTAGTTACTCATCCTGAATACGTAGAACAAGTTCTTAAAAATCGCCAGGATTTTATTAAAAGCCGAGGTTCCCGCGCTTTAAAAAGCTTACTAGGTGAAGGCTTATTAACCACAGAAGGAGAATCCTGGTTTTGGCAACGTCGCCTGATTCAACCAGTATTTCACCAAAAACGGATTAATCAATATGGCGAAGTCATGGTAGATTACACCAACCGAATGCTGCAAACTTGGCACGATGGTGAAACTCATGATATTCATGCAGACATGATGCATCTGACGCTGCAAATTATTATGAAGTGCATATTTAGCACTGAGATGGATGAAGGGGAAGCCAAAGTTGTTGCTAATGCACTAGATGTAGCCATGCAGTGGTTTGAAAGTAAGCGGCGGCAAAATTTCCTGGTGTGGGAGTGGTTCCCAAGACCGGAAAACATCCGTTATCGTCATGCTGTTGCCCAAATGGATGAAGCTATCTATAAACTCATTCAAGAACGTCGCCACAGTCAGGAACAAAGCAATGATTTGTTGACCATGCTGATGGAAGCAAAAGACGAAGAAACAGGTCAGCAGATGGATGATAAACTGCTCCGCGATGAAGTAGCAACCCTGATGTTGGCTGGGCATGAAACCACTGCCAATGCTTTATCCTGGACGTGGATGCTTTTGGCACAAAATCCCGAAGTGCGGCAAAAATTAGAATTAGAGCTAAATCAAGTTTTGCAAGGAAAGTTACCCACACTCGCAGACCTGGGGCAATTAGTTTATACACAGCAA encodes:
- a CDS encoding mechanosensitive ion channel family protein, producing MLLLSISTSLFAQLFNDNTVAERLLTDITVNKILKALISVFVAYGIAATFQSFVNWLSERVARRFRLTIKQSVPFWKGLILIVTVVYLLNLFLNLSEKNLLALTGTIAVGLGFAFKDYVSSIIAGVVTLFEAPYRVGDRIRIGEHYGEVIGYGLRGLRLQTPDDNTVTIPHSKTWTDAISNANSGELEAQVVTEFYLDHHVDCEKVIRILYQAAYSSRYTQLKLPVVVVMAELPWCTRFKLRSYPMDARDEFIYQTDLMRRAKQAFAKHGIFYPTLNKATPEMMSEK
- a CDS encoding cytochrome P450 yields the protein MVRDVFELPAPPVNSIVGHLLELGQDPLGFLTRCRDYGDIVPLQMGLTPTCLVTHPEYVEQVLKNRQDFIKSRGSRALKSLLGEGLLTTEGESWFWQRRLIQPVFHQKRINQYGEVMVDYTNRMLQTWHDGETHDIHADMMHLTLQIIMKCIFSTEMDEGEAKVVANALDVAMQWFESKRRQNFLVWEWFPRPENIRYRHAVAQMDEAIYKLIQERRHSQEQSNDLLTMLMEAKDEETGQQMDDKLLRDEVATLMLAGHETTANALSWTWMLLAQNPEVRQKLELELNQVLQGKLPTLADLGQLVYTQQIIKESMRLYPPVSIQGREAAVDTQIGDYEIPQGTTIMMSQWVMHRHPQYFENPEAFQPERWTQEFEKQLPKGVYIPFGDGPRICIGKGFAQMEAALLLATIAQSFQIDLIPDYPIVPQPSITLRPENGLKVQLQQIGLETSQDGKRQQVQTSF